A single region of the Agromyces sp. Leaf222 genome encodes:
- a CDS encoding ABC transporter permease, with the protein MAEPITRPDVAASVNPDTTAMRELEPSAKPRAVRMPRGILIPLWLGYVFLYLPILIVVIMSFNDSENLFVWRGFSLRWYPEVFADGALMQGLGNTLIVATGATTIATVLGTLLAYGIQHYTRGGFVRAFAIAPAILPDLLLGIGLLTLFSLLGITLGLHSVILAHAVFATAFVTAIVLARMASLDPSLEEASRDLGAGPVRTFVRVTLPQLAPGIVAGALLAFTLSLDEFVIAFFTTAPTQPTLPIVIYSMVRFGVTPEVNALATLLLFVSVVTVIAAQRLTRLTGPSK; encoded by the coding sequence GTGGCTGAGCCGATCACCAGACCGGATGTCGCGGCATCCGTGAATCCCGACACCACCGCGATGCGCGAGCTCGAGCCGTCGGCGAAGCCGCGCGCGGTGCGCATGCCCCGCGGCATCCTGATTCCGCTCTGGCTCGGCTACGTGTTCCTCTACCTGCCGATCCTCATCGTCGTCATCATGAGCTTCAACGACTCCGAGAACCTCTTCGTCTGGCGGGGCTTCTCGCTGCGCTGGTATCCGGAGGTGTTCGCCGACGGGGCGCTCATGCAGGGGCTCGGCAACACGCTCATCGTCGCGACGGGGGCGACCACGATCGCCACCGTGCTCGGCACGCTGCTCGCCTACGGCATCCAGCACTACACGCGCGGCGGGTTCGTGCGGGCGTTCGCGATCGCCCCGGCGATCCTGCCCGACCTGCTGCTCGGCATCGGCCTGCTCACGCTGTTCTCGCTGCTCGGCATCACGCTCGGGCTGCACTCGGTGATCCTCGCGCACGCGGTGTTCGCGACGGCATTCGTCACGGCGATCGTGCTCGCGCGCATGGCGAGCCTCGACCCGAGCCTCGAGGAGGCCTCGCGCGACCTCGGCGCCGGGCCGGTGCGCACGTTCGTGCGGGTCACGCTGCCGCAGCTCGCACCCGGCATCGTGGCGGGCGCCCTGCTCGCGTTCACGCTCTCGCTCGACGAGTTCGTGATCGCGTTCTTCACGACCGCGCCCACCCAGCCGACCCTGCCGATCGTCATCTACTCGATGGTGCGCTTCGGGGTGACCCCCGAGGTCAACGCCCTCGCCACCCTCCTCCTGTTCGTGAGCGTCGTGACCGTCATCGCGGCGCAGCGCCTGACCCGACTGACTGGACCCTCGAAATGA
- a CDS encoding ABC transporter ATP-binding protein, which yields MTSAPLLRVDGVRAVYGDTVALHDVSLDIGDNEFFALLGPSGCGKTTLLRSIAGFETPAEGRIEVDGQDLLRMPAHKRPVNMMFQSYALFPHMSVEKNIAYGLESEGLGRAEIARRVAEVVEVVGLGDLAKRRPAQLSGGQRQRVALARAIVKRPRLLLLDEPLSALDRQVRASMQLELKRLQHEVGLTFVVVTHDQEEAMSMADRIAVLRDGRLEQLATPQELYANPASRFVASFIGTANLLDGTATATGVDVPGVGVVEATHAKPVGAPVTAVVRPEDLELTDAATAGMRGTVIDTYFLGGASTISVEVPGLAAPLLATVHGASRLARGDSVGVRFGRTSVVVRDDAGAAASVQEAVSA from the coding sequence ATGACCTCTGCCCCTCTGCTCAGGGTCGACGGCGTGCGCGCCGTCTACGGCGACACGGTCGCGCTGCACGACGTCTCGCTCGACATCGGCGACAACGAGTTCTTCGCACTGCTCGGCCCGTCGGGATGCGGCAAGACCACGCTGCTGCGCTCGATCGCGGGCTTCGAGACGCCGGCAGAGGGTCGCATCGAGGTCGACGGCCAGGACCTGCTCCGGATGCCGGCGCACAAGCGGCCCGTCAACATGATGTTCCAGAGCTACGCGCTGTTCCCGCACATGAGCGTCGAGAAGAACATCGCCTACGGACTCGAGTCCGAGGGGCTCGGCCGCGCCGAGATCGCCCGTCGCGTCGCCGAGGTGGTCGAGGTGGTCGGGCTCGGTGATCTCGCCAAGCGCCGCCCTGCGCAGCTGTCGGGCGGCCAGCGCCAGCGCGTCGCGCTCGCCAGGGCGATCGTCAAGCGGCCGCGCCTGCTGCTGCTCGACGAGCCGCTCTCGGCGCTCGATCGCCAGGTTCGGGCCTCGATGCAGCTCGAGCTGAAGCGCCTGCAGCACGAGGTCGGCCTGACGTTCGTGGTCGTCACGCACGACCAGGAGGAGGCCATGTCGATGGCCGACCGCATCGCGGTGCTGCGCGACGGGCGGCTCGAGCAGCTCGCCACGCCGCAGGAGCTCTACGCGAACCCGGCCTCGCGCTTCGTCGCCTCGTTCATCGGCACGGCGAACCTGCTCGACGGCACGGCCACGGCGACCGGCGTCGACGTGCCCGGCGTCGGCGTCGTCGAGGCGACGCACGCCAAGCCCGTCGGCGCGCCCGTGACGGCGGTCGTGCGGCCGGAGGACCTCGAGCTGACGGATGCCGCGACGGCCGGCATGCGCGGAACGGTCATCGACACGTACTTCCTCGGCGGGGCCTCCACCATCTCGGTCGAGGTGCCCGGCCTCGCGGCGCCGCTGCTCGCGACCGTGCACGGGGCGAGTCGCCTCGCACGCGGCGACTCGGTCGGGGTGCGCTTCGGGCGCACGTCGGTGGTCGTGCGCGACGACGCCGGCGCCGCGGCATCCGTTCAGGAGGCGGTCAGCGCATGA
- a CDS encoding TetR/AcrR family transcriptional regulator produces MARPKRQEERRSQLVAAAQRAIAAHGPDGARLNRVAEEAGLTSGAVLYYYPDIDELMFEANRAGMERFYEGRVRMLEGLPDDPVVRLLALAKSGLPSGSGDTEVRLLCELGGSAGRNPLMASLLTTLYDRQVGMYQVVLEQGAARGIFTLAQPSLVIARNLVALEDAYGYRIIAEHPTIDHAAALELIVANARLATGHALTAS; encoded by the coding sequence ATGGCCAGGCCCAAGCGGCAGGAGGAACGTCGCAGCCAGCTGGTCGCGGCGGCGCAGCGGGCGATCGCGGCGCACGGTCCCGACGGTGCGCGACTGAACCGCGTGGCCGAAGAGGCCGGTCTCACCTCCGGCGCGGTGCTCTACTACTACCCCGACATCGACGAGCTGATGTTCGAGGCGAACCGCGCCGGCATGGAGCGGTTCTACGAGGGGCGCGTGCGCATGCTCGAGGGGCTGCCCGACGACCCGGTGGTGCGGCTGCTCGCCCTCGCGAAGTCCGGCCTGCCGAGCGGCTCCGGCGACACCGAGGTGCGCCTGCTCTGCGAACTGGGCGGCTCGGCCGGCCGCAACCCGCTCATGGCGTCGCTGCTCACGACCCTCTACGACCGCCAGGTCGGCATGTACCAGGTCGTGCTCGAGCAGGGCGCCGCGCGCGGCATCTTCACGCTCGCGCAGCCCTCGCTGGTGATCGCCCGCAACCTCGTCGCACTCGAAGACGCCTACGGCTACCGCATCATCGCCGAGCACCCCACGATCGACCACGCCGCAGCCCTCGAGCTCATCGTGGCCAACGCGAGGCTCGCGACGGGTCATGCGCTGACCGCCTCCTGA
- a CDS encoding glycosyltransferase, translated as MTEERRTYLFMPESAYGPTNNCIGIGNELLKRGHRVVFAAERSWQGKLVALGFEEDLVDLAPAAEPADAVEGEVAEQDAGAFWKDYIKAVSPEFRKTTAEQLETVTLPIWEELANGAKYCEPQLKAIIERVQPDVVIEDNVIAFPALVTAGVPFVRITSCNPLEVPGDAIAPVFSGLGKDDREGWAAFRTEYERTHRPLWESYNAWVQEQGAPALPDLEFIHAGDANLYVYPEVLDYTAERPLDESWTRLDSSVRETEQAPADLPASFTDGTRPLVYFSLGSLGSADVGLMQRVISVLAELPVNVIVSKGPLHDEFELAENMWGAEFLPQTKILPLVDLVITHGGNNTTTEALHFGKPMILLPLFWDQYDNAQRVHEQGYGIRLDTYGFTTQQLQGAVTGLLADAALRERIAAVGADIRSKDGVSAAADVIERVGARVRV; from the coding sequence ATGACCGAGGAACGTCGCACCTACCTCTTCATGCCCGAGAGCGCGTACGGCCCGACGAACAACTGCATCGGCATCGGCAACGAACTGCTGAAGCGCGGTCACCGAGTGGTCTTCGCCGCCGAGCGCTCGTGGCAGGGCAAGCTCGTCGCACTGGGCTTCGAGGAGGACCTCGTCGACCTCGCGCCGGCGGCCGAGCCGGCCGACGCGGTCGAGGGCGAGGTCGCCGAGCAGGACGCCGGCGCGTTCTGGAAGGACTACATCAAGGCCGTCTCGCCCGAGTTCCGCAAGACCACCGCCGAGCAGCTCGAGACCGTGACCCTGCCCATCTGGGAGGAGCTCGCGAACGGCGCGAAGTACTGCGAGCCGCAGCTGAAGGCGATCATCGAGCGCGTGCAGCCCGACGTCGTCATCGAGGACAACGTCATCGCGTTCCCCGCCCTCGTCACGGCCGGCGTGCCGTTCGTGCGCATCACGAGCTGCAACCCGCTCGAGGTGCCGGGCGACGCCATCGCCCCCGTCTTCTCGGGCCTCGGCAAGGACGACCGCGAGGGCTGGGCCGCCTTCCGCACCGAGTACGAGCGCACCCACCGCCCCCTCTGGGAGTCGTACAACGCCTGGGTGCAGGAGCAGGGTGCGCCCGCGCTGCCCGACCTCGAGTTCATCCACGCGGGTGACGCGAACCTCTACGTCTACCCCGAGGTGCTCGACTACACCGCAGAGCGCCCGCTCGACGAGAGCTGGACCCGCCTCGACTCCTCGGTGCGCGAGACCGAGCAGGCGCCGGCCGACCTGCCCGCCTCGTTCACCGACGGCACTCGCCCGCTCGTCTACTTCAGCCTCGGCTCGCTCGGCTCGGCCGACGTCGGCCTCATGCAGCGCGTCATCTCGGTGCTCGCCGAGCTGCCCGTGAACGTCATCGTCTCGAAGGGACCGCTGCACGACGAGTTCGAGCTCGCCGAGAACATGTGGGGCGCCGAGTTCCTGCCGCAGACGAAGATCCTGCCGCTCGTCGACCTCGTCATCACGCACGGCGGCAACAACACGACGACCGAGGCCCTGCACTTCGGCAAGCCGATGATCCTCCTGCCGCTGTTCTGGGACCAGTACGACAACGCGCAGCGCGTGCACGAGCAGGGCTACGGCATCCGCCTCGACACCTACGGGTTCACCACGCAGCAGCTGCAGGGGGCCGTGACCGGGCTGCTCGCCGACGCCGCCCTGCGCGAGCGCATTGCCGCCGTCGGCGCCGACATCCGCTCGAAGGACGGCGTCTCGGCTGCAGCCGACGTCATCGAGCGCGTGGGCGCCAGGGTGCGCGTGTGA
- a CDS encoding FAD-binding oxidoreductase → MSQAQMATDAAAEALRDASPTAYWLDRAAAPAGRPRVEGTLEADLVIVGGGFTGLWTAWQATERDPGRSVVILEAERIAHGATGRNGGFVAASLTHGLTHGEAIWPKQVAAMHEEGDRNLTGLIAAIEGAGIDCDLRRAGKTTLAIEPWQVGGLREAQALGEKYGVELELLTRDEVQADVHSPTYLGGLRDRTGTVLVDPAKLAWGMAAELERRGVRVFEASAVSGLARRGEGVRVSTRHGHVDTRDVVIATAAYPGPLKRLGNYIMPLYDHVLMTEPLTDAQRASIGWGEGQGLTDAGNQFHYYRPTADGRILFGGWDAVYYFGGKVDASLEQRDSSHELLARHFFETFPQLAGLRFTNRWAGPIDSTTRFTAAYGTALGGRVAYAVGHTGLGVGASRFSADVALDLLAGEPTSRLRYDIVRKRPFPVPPEPFRNPIIQFTRHSILSADAHEGRRNLWLRTLDHFGLGFNS, encoded by the coding sequence GTGAGCCAGGCGCAGATGGCGACGGATGCCGCGGCCGAGGCACTGCGCGACGCATCGCCCACGGCCTACTGGCTCGACCGCGCAGCGGCCCCGGCCGGGCGCCCGCGCGTCGAGGGCACCCTCGAGGCGGATCTCGTCATCGTCGGCGGCGGATTCACCGGACTCTGGACCGCGTGGCAGGCGACCGAGCGCGACCCGGGCCGATCGGTCGTGATCCTCGAGGCCGAGCGCATCGCGCACGGTGCGACGGGTCGCAACGGCGGCTTCGTCGCGGCCTCGCTCACGCACGGCCTCACGCACGGCGAGGCGATCTGGCCGAAGCAGGTCGCCGCGATGCACGAGGAGGGCGACCGCAACCTCACCGGGCTCATCGCCGCCATCGAGGGCGCCGGCATCGACTGCGACCTGCGGCGTGCGGGCAAGACCACGCTCGCCATCGAGCCGTGGCAGGTCGGCGGACTCCGCGAGGCGCAGGCGCTCGGCGAGAAGTACGGCGTCGAGCTCGAACTGCTCACGCGCGACGAGGTGCAGGCCGACGTGCACTCGCCGACCTATCTGGGCGGCCTCCGCGACCGCACCGGCACCGTGCTCGTCGACCCCGCGAAGCTCGCATGGGGCATGGCCGCCGAGCTCGAGCGTCGCGGAGTGCGCGTGTTCGAGGCATCCGCCGTCTCCGGGCTCGCCCGTCGCGGCGAGGGCGTGCGGGTCTCGACCAGGCACGGACACGTCGACACGCGCGACGTCGTGATCGCGACCGCCGCCTACCCGGGCCCCCTCAAGCGGCTCGGGAACTACATCATGCCGCTCTACGACCACGTGCTCATGACCGAGCCGCTCACCGACGCGCAGCGCGCCTCGATCGGCTGGGGCGAGGGCCAGGGGCTCACCGACGCGGGCAACCAGTTCCACTACTACCGGCCCACTGCCGACGGCCGCATCCTCTTCGGCGGGTGGGACGCCGTCTACTACTTCGGCGGCAAGGTCGACGCGAGCCTCGAGCAGCGCGACAGCTCGCACGAGCTGCTCGCCCGGCACTTCTTCGAGACGTTCCCGCAGCTGGCGGGGCTCCGCTTCACGAACCGCTGGGCCGGGCCGATCGACTCCACCACCCGCTTCACGGCCGCCTACGGCACCGCGCTCGGCGGGCGCGTCGCCTACGCGGTCGGGCACACCGGCCTCGGGGTCGGCGCGTCGAGGTTCTCGGCGGATGTCGCACTCGACCTGCTGGCCGGCGAACCCACGTCGCGGCTGCGGTACGACATCGTGCGCAAGCGGCCCTTCCCCGTGCCGCCCGAGCCATTCCGCAATCCCATCATCCAGTTCACGCGCCATTCGATCCTCAGCGCCGACGCGCACGAGGGCCGACGCAACCTGTGGCTGCGCACCCTCGACCACTTCGGACTCGGCTTCAACTCGTAA
- a CDS encoding aminobutyraldehyde dehydrogenase, translated as MTTGTFIGEYRAGTGGDTVITNPATEQEVAAFTTSGVADVDEAAAAARAAQPEWAAKTPGERSLALLKLADALEADGENLARLEVEDSGKPWTTAFDGELPFGVDNLRFFAGAARSLDGTGAGSFSNGYTSILTRRPVGVVAGITPWNFPLIMAIWKAGPALAAGNAVIVKPAPATPRTTLRFAELALEAGLPAGLFNVVTGDAEVGQALVTHKEVDMVSVTGSTQTGKAVMRGAVEGVKRVHLELGGKAPVIVFKDADLGAMAHAVALGATYNTGQDCTAATRVYLERSVYDDGVAALRHAISQIKAGDPMDAETHIGPLISPAHRTRVEGFVSRAVAEGAEALVGGHAIDRVGSYFAPTLLVGAAQSSEIVQGEVFGPVLVVLPFDGEAEGVALANDNAYGLASSVWTSDVSRALRVSQSLDVGVTWVNDHLPIASEAPHGGVKGSGFGKDMSMEPLLDYSVTRHLMIRHAAPPETTGFRPA; from the coding sequence ATGACCACCGGCACCTTCATCGGCGAGTACCGCGCCGGCACGGGCGGCGACACCGTCATCACGAACCCGGCGACCGAGCAGGAGGTCGCGGCCTTCACGACCTCGGGGGTCGCGGATGTCGACGAGGCCGCCGCGGCCGCGCGGGCAGCGCAGCCCGAGTGGGCCGCGAAGACGCCGGGGGAGCGCTCGCTCGCGCTGCTGAAGCTCGCCGACGCGCTCGAGGCGGATGGCGAGAACCTCGCGCGCCTCGAGGTCGAGGACTCCGGAAAGCCGTGGACCACCGCCTTCGACGGCGAACTGCCGTTCGGCGTCGACAACCTGCGCTTCTTCGCCGGCGCCGCCCGCTCGCTCGACGGCACGGGCGCCGGGTCGTTCTCGAACGGGTACACGTCGATCCTCACGCGCCGCCCGGTCGGCGTCGTCGCCGGCATCACGCCGTGGAACTTCCCGCTCATCATGGCGATCTGGAAGGCCGGACCCGCGCTCGCCGCCGGCAACGCCGTCATCGTCAAGCCCGCGCCAGCGACGCCGCGCACCACGCTGCGGTTCGCCGAGCTCGCACTCGAAGCCGGACTGCCCGCCGGCCTCTTCAACGTGGTGACGGGCGACGCCGAGGTGGGTCAGGCGCTCGTGACCCACAAGGAGGTCGACATGGTGAGCGTGACCGGGTCGACGCAGACCGGCAAGGCCGTCATGCGCGGCGCCGTCGAGGGCGTGAAGCGCGTGCACCTCGAGCTCGGCGGCAAGGCACCCGTGATCGTCTTCAAGGACGCCGATCTGGGTGCCATGGCCCATGCGGTCGCCCTCGGCGCGACCTACAACACGGGCCAGGACTGCACCGCGGCGACGCGCGTCTACCTCGAGCGCTCGGTGTACGACGACGGCGTCGCGGCCCTTCGTCACGCGATCTCGCAGATCAAGGCCGGCGACCCGATGGACGCCGAGACGCACATCGGCCCGCTCATCTCGCCCGCGCACCGCACGCGCGTCGAGGGCTTCGTCTCGCGCGCCGTCGCCGAGGGCGCCGAGGCGCTCGTCGGCGGCCACGCCATCGACCGCGTCGGCTCGTACTTCGCGCCGACCCTGCTCGTCGGCGCCGCGCAGTCGTCGGAGATCGTGCAGGGCGAGGTCTTCGGGCCCGTGCTCGTCGTGCTGCCCTTCGACGGCGAGGCCGAGGGCGTCGCGCTCGCGAACGACAACGCCTACGGGCTCGCGTCGTCGGTCTGGACCTCGGATGTCTCGCGCGCCCTGCGCGTCAGCCAGTCGCTCGACGTCGGGGTCACCTGGGTCAACGACCACCTGCCGATCGCGTCGGAGGCGCCGCACGGCGGAGTCAAGGGATCCGGCTTCGGCAAGGACATGTCGATGGAGCCGCTGCTCGACTACTCCGTTACCCGGCACCTCATGATCCGGCACGCGGCGCCGCCCGAGACGACGGGCTTCCGGCCGGCCTGA
- a CDS encoding FAD-dependent monooxygenase: MSTAPRILISGGGIAGNALALQLVRAGIPTTIVERARAPRPGGQAVDLRGASREAAERLGLMPGIRRHQLDERGMSYVDGHGRVYGRMSMEDFDGKGAIAEIEITRGDLNDVLLDALREAAASGGPSNPVGADESLLDQRYGEHLVALDQQTDGVDATFASGRRERYDLVVGADGVHSATRRLAFGPEDRYVTNLGGYAAFFTMPTPADLEPGWFAMRLVPGAMFGIRPDGDPATSKAIINVRTDRDPALRGDPAAQRALIRSAIADGGWHATRILEAMERADDFYFDELARVDMPSLSSGRVVLIGDAATCGSPLTGMGTAMAILGAYLLGLEVIGLADAAATAAGSGDGGGGVGGLGDPVALAAALARFEEQLAPHAERSRQIPGGSLAVMLPRTRIMSALARVNVKLMLSRPMRPLAKKLFAGDAEDLPLPAEQTAAPQPVE; encoded by the coding sequence ATGAGCACCGCACCGCGCATCCTGATCTCCGGCGGCGGCATCGCCGGCAACGCCCTCGCCCTGCAACTCGTGCGGGCCGGCATTCCGACCACGATCGTCGAGCGCGCTCGAGCCCCGCGCCCCGGCGGCCAGGCCGTCGACCTGCGCGGTGCCAGCCGCGAGGCCGCCGAACGCCTGGGCCTCATGCCGGGCATCCGACGCCACCAGCTCGACGAGCGCGGCATGAGCTACGTCGACGGGCACGGCCGGGTCTACGGCCGCATGTCGATGGAGGACTTCGACGGCAAGGGCGCGATCGCCGAGATCGAGATCACGCGCGGCGACCTGAACGACGTGCTGCTCGACGCGCTGCGCGAGGCCGCGGCATCCGGAGGCCCTTCGAACCCGGTCGGCGCCGACGAGAGCCTGCTCGACCAGCGCTACGGCGAGCACCTCGTCGCCCTCGATCAGCAGACCGATGGGGTCGACGCGACGTTCGCCTCGGGCCGACGCGAACGCTACGACCTCGTCGTCGGCGCCGACGGCGTGCACTCGGCGACCCGGCGCCTCGCGTTCGGCCCGGAGGACCGATACGTCACGAACCTCGGCGGGTATGCCGCGTTCTTCACCATGCCGACCCCCGCCGACCTCGAGCCGGGCTGGTTCGCGATGCGCCTCGTGCCCGGCGCGATGTTCGGCATCCGGCCCGACGGCGATCCGGCGACCTCGAAGGCGATCATCAACGTGCGCACCGACCGCGACCCGGCACTCAGGGGCGATCCGGCGGCGCAGCGGGCGCTCATCCGCAGCGCGATCGCGGACGGCGGATGGCACGCCACGCGCATCCTCGAGGCGATGGAACGCGCAGACGACTTCTACTTCGACGAGCTTGCACGGGTCGACATGCCGAGCCTGTCGAGCGGCCGCGTCGTGCTCATCGGCGACGCCGCGACCTGCGGTTCCCCGCTCACGGGCATGGGCACGGCGATGGCGATCCTCGGCGCGTACCTGCTCGGCCTCGAGGTCATCGGGCTCGCGGATGCCGCGGCCACCGCGGCCGGGTCGGGCGACGGTGGCGGTGGGGTCGGCGGCCTCGGCGACCCCGTGGCGCTGGCCGCCGCCCTCGCCCGGTTCGAGGAGCAGCTCGCACCGCACGCCGAGCGGTCGCGGCAGATCCCCGGAGGCAGCCTCGCCGTCATGCTGCCCCGCACCAGGATCATGTCGGCGCTCGCACGCGTGAACGTGAAGCTCATGCTCTCGCGTCCGATGCGCCCGCTCGCGAAGAAGCTCTTCGCCGGCGACGCCGAGGACCTGCCGCTGCCCGCCGAGCAGACCGCGGCACCTCAGCCGGTCGAGTAG
- a CDS encoding TetR family transcriptional regulator, whose translation MGNREDLLAGARKVIVEQGVAKATARDIAAAAGVSLAAIGYHFGSKEQLITEALLDALGTAIGDGMGELIRAGADDAPLDGFARLWNGMPAVFAENREALLASLENTLRIVRDPVGRGQMQAAVEGAYEGIAEEFEQAHPDLDADRARALSEFSFALVQGLAILWLLNPEGTPSGDRLASAVRALVPAGTSATSVE comes from the coding sequence ATGGGCAATCGTGAAGACCTCCTGGCCGGCGCTCGCAAGGTGATCGTGGAGCAGGGCGTGGCCAAGGCCACCGCGCGCGACATCGCCGCGGCCGCGGGCGTGAGCCTCGCCGCGATCGGCTACCACTTCGGCTCGAAGGAGCAGCTCATCACCGAGGCGCTGCTCGACGCGCTCGGCACGGCCATCGGCGACGGCATGGGCGAGCTCATCCGCGCCGGTGCCGACGACGCGCCGCTCGACGGCTTCGCCCGCCTCTGGAACGGCATGCCCGCCGTCTTCGCCGAGAACCGCGAGGCCCTGCTCGCCAGCCTCGAGAACACGCTGCGCATCGTGCGCGATCCCGTGGGGCGCGGGCAGATGCAGGCTGCGGTCGAGGGGGCCTACGAGGGCATCGCCGAGGAGTTCGAGCAGGCGCACCCCGACCTCGACGCCGACCGGGCGCGCGCACTCTCGGAGTTCAGCTTCGCGCTCGTGCAGGGCCTCGCGATCCTCTGGCTCCTGAACCCCGAGGGCACCCCGTCAGGCGACCGACTCGCATCGGCGGTCAGGGCGCTGGTGCCGGCGGGCACGTCGGCGACGTCGGTCGAGTAG
- a CDS encoding rhodanese-related sulfurtransferase: MALAKILLYYAFAPLADPDAVRLWQRDLAESLGLRGRILLSKDGINGTLGGEMGALKRYVRKTREYPAFKHIDFKWSEGTGLDEQGTTLDFPKLSVKVRDEIVSFGAPGELQVDDSGVVGGGTRLTPDALHELVAERGDDVVFFDGRNALEAAIGRFAGAIVPDVETTRDFVELLDSGEYDELKGRPVVTYCTGGIRCEVLSSLMTSRGFGEVYQLEGGIVRYGERFGDDGLWNGSLYVFDGRGSIDFSEHTAVIGACAVCGTATKRTVNCTDASCRTQLVVCESCDTAECAEHAGAGVRAAPVAPVSPVSPVSPVE, from the coding sequence GTGGCCCTCGCCAAGATCCTCCTCTACTACGCCTTCGCGCCCCTCGCCGACCCCGATGCCGTGCGCCTGTGGCAGCGCGACCTCGCCGAGTCGCTCGGGCTGCGCGGGCGCATCCTGCTCTCGAAGGACGGCATCAACGGCACGCTCGGCGGCGAGATGGGCGCGCTCAAGCGGTACGTGCGCAAGACCCGCGAGTACCCCGCGTTCAAGCACATCGACTTCAAGTGGAGCGAGGGCACCGGGCTCGACGAGCAGGGCACGACCCTCGACTTCCCCAAGCTCAGCGTGAAGGTGCGCGACGAGATCGTCTCGTTCGGCGCCCCGGGCGAACTGCAGGTCGACGACTCGGGCGTGGTCGGCGGGGGCACGCGACTCACGCCCGATGCGCTGCACGAACTCGTCGCCGAGCGCGGCGACGACGTCGTGTTCTTCGACGGCCGCAACGCGCTCGAAGCCGCCATCGGGCGGTTCGCCGGCGCGATCGTTCCCGACGTCGAGACGACGCGCGACTTCGTCGAGCTGCTCGACTCGGGCGAGTACGACGAGCTCAAGGGGCGACCCGTCGTCACCTACTGCACGGGCGGCATCCGCTGCGAGGTGCTGTCGAGCCTCATGACGAGTCGCGGATTCGGCGAGGTCTACCAGCTCGAGGGCGGCATCGTGCGCTACGGCGAGCGCTTCGGCGACGACGGACTCTGGAACGGCTCGCTCTACGTCTTCGACGGGCGCGGCTCGATCGACTTCAGCGAGCACACGGCCGTCATCGGCGCCTGCGCGGTGTGCGGCACGGCGACGAAGCGCACCGTGAACTGCACGGATGCCTCGTGCCGCACGCAGCTCGTGGTGTGCGAGTCGTGCGACACGGCCGAGTGCGCCGAGCACGCGGGTGCGGGCGTCCGGGCCGCGCCGGTCGCGCCGGTCTCGCCGGTCTCGCCGGTCTCGCCGGTCGAGTAG
- a CDS encoding LysE family translocator, protein MVPLESLWAFVVASVVLIVIPGPSVLFVIGRSLALGRVGGLLSVIGNALGMLPLVAAVALGVGAIVAQSVVLFTIIKFAGAAYLVYLGVQAIRHRADAAASVDRKTAPRSHWRQLGEGFVVGVTNPKTIAFFVAVLPQFVSFGTGSIPLQLFELGVVFIVLALLCDSVWALAASAARGWFARSPKRIEHLSATGGVMMIGLGGVLALSGTKH, encoded by the coding sequence ATGGTCCCCCTCGAGTCCCTTTGGGCGTTCGTCGTGGCATCCGTCGTGCTGATCGTGATCCCCGGCCCGAGCGTGCTGTTCGTCATCGGGCGCTCGCTCGCGCTCGGGCGTGTCGGCGGGCTGCTCAGCGTCATCGGCAACGCGCTCGGCATGCTGCCGCTCGTCGCCGCCGTGGCCCTCGGGGTCGGCGCGATCGTGGCGCAGTCGGTCGTGCTGTTCACGATCATCAAGTTCGCCGGCGCGGCCTACCTCGTCTACCTCGGCGTGCAGGCCATCAGGCACCGAGCGGATGCCGCGGCATCCGTCGATCGCAAGACCGCACCGCGCTCGCACTGGCGCCAGCTGGGCGAGGGCTTCGTGGTCGGCGTCACGAACCCGAAGACGATCGCGTTCTTCGTGGCGGTGCTGCCGCAGTTCGTGTCGTTCGGCACCGGATCGATCCCGCTGCAGCTGTTCGAGCTCGGCGTCGTGTTCATCGTGCTCGCACTGCTCTGCGACTCGGTGTGGGCGCTGGCGGCGAGCGCCGCCCGCGGGTGGTTCGCGCGGTCGCCGAAGCGCATCGAGCACCTCTCGGCGACCGGTGGCGTCATGATGATCGGTCTCGGCGGGGTGCTGGCCCTCAGCGGCACCAAGCACTGA